A window from Salvia miltiorrhiza cultivar Shanhuang (shh) chromosome 2, IMPLAD_Smil_shh, whole genome shotgun sequence encodes these proteins:
- the LOC131007819 gene encoding uncharacterized protein LOC131007819: MALFAILSLLLLSLPLCHSSSSIHDLLKSMGLPPGLFPKDVKSYNFSGSGLLQVYLDAPCLTKFDTMALYDSELRANLTHGSLTGVHGLSQEELFLWLPVKDIIVNDPTSGLILIDIGVAHKQLSLSLFEDPPHCSKSGMKEQKGRKEKGLVAQV; this comes from the exons ATGGCGCTCTTCGCAatcctctctctcctccttcTCTCTCTACCCCTCTGCCACTCCTCCTCCTCCATCCACGACCTCCTCAAATCCATGGGCCTGCCGCCGGGCCTCTTCCCCAAGGACGTGAAGTCGTACAACTTCTCCGGGTCGGGGCTCCTCCAAGTGTATCTGGACGCCCCCTGTTTGACCAAGTTCGACACCATGGCTTTGTACGACAGTGAGCTGCGCGCTAATCTCACCCACGGCAGCCTCACCGGCGTCCATGGCCTCTCGCAGGAAGAGCTCTTTCTATGGCTCCCCGTCAAGGACATTATCGTCAATGACCCTACCTCCGGTTTAATACTCATCGATATCGGCGTAGCTCACAAGCAGCTCTCCCTCTCGCTATTCGAGGATCCGCCCCATTGCTCCAAGA GTGGAATGAAGGAGCAGAAAGGCAGAAAAGAGAAGGGATTGGTAGCTCAAGTATAA